Proteins found in one Massilia sp. H6 genomic segment:
- a CDS encoding site-specific DNA-methyltransferase: MSDWVDQVFCEDALLGMARIPNGSIDLILTDPPYNLGKDYGNASDQQSVEAYLAWTEQWIDAALPKLKPNGSLYIFLTWRFAPEIFVMLKKRMTMMNEIIWDRRVPSMGGSVRSFSSVHDTIGLFVNRKDYYFDLDAVRIPYDAQTKKARSRSIFIGAKWLEIGYNPKDVWSVSRLHREHPERADHPTQKPVEIIERMVKASCPPGGIVLDPFMGSGTTAIAARQAGRHFTGFELNPAYCEIIQERLAAPEVPLAGKINKKRKSAAKRALADEETA, translated from the coding sequence ATGAGCGACTGGGTCGACCAGGTATTTTGCGAAGATGCGCTGCTTGGTATGGCGCGCATCCCGAACGGGTCCATCGACCTGATCCTGACCGACCCGCCCTACAATCTCGGCAAGGACTACGGCAACGCTTCCGACCAGCAAAGCGTCGAGGCTTACCTGGCCTGGACCGAGCAGTGGATCGACGCCGCACTGCCCAAGCTCAAGCCCAACGGCAGCCTGTATATTTTTCTCACCTGGCGCTTCGCGCCAGAGATCTTCGTCATGCTGAAAAAGCGCATGACGATGATGAACGAGATCATCTGGGACCGCCGCGTGCCCTCAATGGGTGGCAGCGTGCGCAGTTTCAGTTCGGTGCACGACACGATCGGCCTGTTCGTCAATCGCAAGGACTATTACTTCGACCTCGATGCCGTGCGCATTCCGTATGATGCCCAGACCAAGAAAGCGCGCTCGCGCTCGATCTTCATTGGCGCCAAATGGCTTGAAATCGGCTACAACCCGAAAGACGTGTGGAGCGTGTCGCGCCTGCACCGCGAGCACCCGGAGCGTGCCGACCACCCGACCCAGAAGCCGGTCGAGATCATCGAACGCATGGTGAAGGCGTCGTGCCCGCCGGGCGGCATCGTGCTCGATCCCTTCATGGGCAGTGGTACCACGGCGATCGCCGCGCGCCAGGCCGGGCGCCACTTTACCGGCTTCGAACTCAATCCGGCGTATTGCGAGATCATCCAGGAGCGGCTGGCCGCCCCCGAGGTGCCGCTGGCAGGAAAGATCAACAAAAAACGCAAGAGCGCCGCCAAGCGCGCGCTCGCAGACGAGGAAACCGCATGA